A single genomic interval of Oncorhynchus tshawytscha isolate Ot180627B linkage group LG15, Otsh_v2.0, whole genome shotgun sequence harbors:
- the LOC112264577 gene encoding pleiotrophin-A-like: MSGQQHWTLLAVMALLVFTVTAGEGGIAEKQGKKERKSDCGEWQWSVCVANEGDCGLGTREGTRTGTDCKQTIKTQRCKIPCNWKKQFGGECKFDFQAWGECDLVTGKKNRTGVLKRALMDATCPNTVSATKPCGKIPKTKLQDAKKPKRDGKKRERTPMD; the protein is encoded by the exons aTGTCAGGACAGCAGCACTGGACGCTTCTGGCTGTCATGGCCCTCCTGGTCTTCACAGTGACAGCAGGCGAGGGGGGGATAGCTGAGAAACAAG GGAAGAAGGAGCGTAAGTCGGACTGTGGGGAGTGGCAGTGGAGTGTGTGCGTGGCCAACGAGGGTGACTGCGGCCTGGGCACCAGGGAGGGCACACGCACTGGCACCGACTGCAAGCAGACCATCAAGACCCAGCGCTGCAAGATCCCCTGTAACTGGAAGAAGCAGTTTggag GTGAATGCAAGTTTGACTTCCAGGCTTGGGGAGAGTGTGACTTGGTGACAGGGAAGAAGAACCGGACTGGGGTGCTGAAACGCGCTCTCATGGATGCCACCTGTCCTAACACAGTGAGCGCCACCAAGCCCTGCGGCAAGATCCCCAAGACCAAGCTGCAAG ATGCCAAGAAGCCGAAGCGGGATGGGAAGAAGAGGGAGCGCACTCCGATGGACTAG